In Chlorocebus sabaeus isolate Y175 chromosome 11, mChlSab1.0.hap1, whole genome shotgun sequence, one DNA window encodes the following:
- the ATP5MC2 gene encoding ATP synthase F(0) complex subunit C2, mitochondrial isoform X2, whose translation MPELILYVAITLSVVERLVGPGHACAEPSFRYSRCSAPLCLLCTGRSSPATAPHPLKMFACSRFISTPSLVKSTSQLLSRPLSAVVLKRPEILTDESLSSLAVSRPLTSLVSSRSFQTSAISRDIDTAAKFIGAGAATVGVAGSGAGIGTVFGSLIIGYARNPSLKQQLFSYAILGFALSEAMGLFCLMVAFLILFAM comes from the exons ATGCCTGAGCTGATCCTCTATGTTGCAATCACTCTATCCGTGGTGGAGCGACTCGTTGGCCCAGGCCACGCATGCGCTGAGCCTTCCTTTCGCTATTCCCGCTGTTCCGCCCCTCTCTGTCTTCTCTGCACTGGGAGAAG CTCTCCTGCCACAGCCCCTCACCCCCTGAAAATGTTCGCCTGCTCCAGGTTCATCTCCACTCCCTCCTtg GTCAAGAGCACCTCACAGCTGCTGAGCCGTCCGCTATCTGCAGTGGTGCTGAAACGACCGGAGATACTGACAGATGAG AGCCTCAGCAGCTTGGCAGTCTCACGTCCCCTTACCTCACTTGTCTCTAGCCGCAGCTTCCAAACCAGCGCCATTTCAAGGGACATCGACACAGCAGCCAAGTTCATTGGAGCTGGGGCTGCCACAGTTGGGGTGGCTGGCTCTGGGGCTGGGATTGGGACTGTGTTTGGGAGCCTCATCATCGGTTATGCCAG GAACCCTTCTCTGAAGCAGCAGCTCTTCTCCTACGCCATTCTGGGCTTTGCCCTCTCAGAGGCCATGGGGCTCTTTTGCCTGATGGTGGCCTTTCTCATCCTCTTCGCCATGTGA
- the ATP5MC2 gene encoding ATP synthase F(0) complex subunit C2, mitochondrial isoform X1 — translation MFACSRFISTPSLARNVWYNTLLQYYSSKPQLPVTCPVTRVKSTSQLLSRPLSAVVLKRPEILTDESLSSLAVSRPLTSLVSSRSFQTSAISRDIDTAAKFIGAGAATVGVAGSGAGIGTVFGSLIIGYARNPSLKQQLFSYAILGFALSEAMGLFCLMVAFLILFAM, via the exons ATGTTCGCCTGCTCCAGGTTCATCTCCACTCCCTCCTtg GCTCGCAATGTGTGGTACAATACTCTGTTGCAATACTACAGCAGCAAGCCACAGCTCCCAGTCACCTGCCCAGTCACAAGG GTCAAGAGCACCTCACAGCTGCTGAGCCGTCCGCTATCTGCAGTGGTGCTGAAACGACCGGAGATACTGACAGATGAG AGCCTCAGCAGCTTGGCAGTCTCACGTCCCCTTACCTCACTTGTCTCTAGCCGCAGCTTCCAAACCAGCGCCATTTCAAGGGACATCGACACAGCAGCCAAGTTCATTGGAGCTGGGGCTGCCACAGTTGGGGTGGCTGGCTCTGGGGCTGGGATTGGGACTGTGTTTGGGAGCCTCATCATCGGTTATGCCAG GAACCCTTCTCTGAAGCAGCAGCTCTTCTCCTACGCCATTCTGGGCTTTGCCCTCTCAGAGGCCATGGGGCTCTTTTGCCTGATGGTGGCCTTTCTCATCCTCTTCGCCATGTGA
- the ATP5MC2 gene encoding ATP synthase F(0) complex subunit C2, mitochondrial isoform X3, producing the protein MFACSRFISTPSLVKSTSQLLSRPLSAVVLKRPEILTDESLSSLAVSRPLTSLVSSRSFQTSAISRDIDTAAKFIGAGAATVGVAGSGAGIGTVFGSLIIGYARNPSLKQQLFSYAILGFALSEAMGLFCLMVAFLILFAM; encoded by the exons ATGTTCGCCTGCTCCAGGTTCATCTCCACTCCCTCCTtg GTCAAGAGCACCTCACAGCTGCTGAGCCGTCCGCTATCTGCAGTGGTGCTGAAACGACCGGAGATACTGACAGATGAG AGCCTCAGCAGCTTGGCAGTCTCACGTCCCCTTACCTCACTTGTCTCTAGCCGCAGCTTCCAAACCAGCGCCATTTCAAGGGACATCGACACAGCAGCCAAGTTCATTGGAGCTGGGGCTGCCACAGTTGGGGTGGCTGGCTCTGGGGCTGGGATTGGGACTGTGTTTGGGAGCCTCATCATCGGTTATGCCAG GAACCCTTCTCTGAAGCAGCAGCTCTTCTCCTACGCCATTCTGGGCTTTGCCCTCTCAGAGGCCATGGGGCTCTTTTGCCTGATGGTGGCCTTTCTCATCCTCTTCGCCATGTGA